GCTTTAGGTGAAGTTAAAGGTTATTGGACAAGAGAAGGGCAGCGTTTTATTTATATTGACTATGCCAACTCAAAAGGTAATTTAAAGCAAGTCCAAGTTGTTGACTTTGATCAAGATTATCGTATGAAATCGCTGTTAAATGCTGAACAAGGCAATTTTGTTGAAAATGGTCAATGGAACCTCAGCCAAGCGACACAAGTAAATTTACAATCAGATGGCCGAGCAACCCTGAACCGTGATCGCCAGCATAATTTTGCTTTAGCATTACAACCTAAATATGTGCATATGGTGACGATTGATCCTGAAGATTTATCACCTAGCCAATTGGTCAGCTTTATGCGCTATATGGATCAATATAGCCAAGTGCCCAAAACATATTTATTGGCATTTTGGCAAAATGTTGGTTCGCCGTTTGCTTTGTTAGCACTGGTTTTGATTGCTTGTTCATTTATTTTTGGACCATTACGTCAGCAGTCTATGGGCTTTCGTTTAGTGATTGCTCTATTTGTTGGACTTGGTTTTTACTATATTCAAGACTTTTTAGGTTATGCGAGTTTGGTCTATTCACCATCTCCTGCATGGTTTGTATTCGTACCAATCGTACTGATGTTTGGTGTGGGTAGTTATTTATTATATCGAGCGAGATAGTAATCTTTCTCATTTAAAATACTGATGGTACTTATAAATGAATACCATCAGCAGCACATAGAGTCTTATCTCAAAAGAAGGTAAGATATGACGATTAATTTGTAAACAGAAAAGAGTGTAAATCATGACGGATGCAACTGCTGGCAAAATCCCTCACGTTCTTGTGATCATGGACGGTGTGGGTCATCGTGAAGCGGTCGAAGATAATGCGTTTTTAGCAGCAAAAACGCCAAATCTAACCATGATGCAAGACAAGCATCCGCATAGTTTAATTTCAGGCTCTGGTGAAGATGTCGGTCTACCTGATGGTCAAATGGGTAACTCTGAAGTCGGTCACATGAACTTGGGTGCAGGTCGTGTGTTGTATCAAGACTTTACCCGTATTACCAAAGATATTCGTGATGGTGCTTTTTTTGAGCATGAAGTTCTTGTCGATGCTGTAGAAAAAGCCAAAGCAGCGAATGGGGCAGTGCACATCATGGGTTTATTGTCACAAGGTGGTGTGCATTCACATGAAGATCATATCGTGGCAATGTGCGAGTTAGCATTGAAACGTGGTGCTAAAGTGTATTTACATGCCTTCCTTGATGGACGTGATACACCGCCACGTAGTGCACAGCCTTCATTGGAAAAACTGGATGCTTTATTTGCACAATATTCAAATCAAGGTCGTATTGCCACCATGATTGGTCGTTATTTTGCCATGGATCGTGACAACCGTTGGGAGCGAGTTGAACAAGCTTACCGTTTAATGACCGAAGGCGAAGCGCTTCGTGTTGTTGACTCTGCGATTGAAGGCTTAGAACAAGCGTATGCAGCCAATGAAAATGATGAATTTGTGAAAGCGACTCGCATTGGTGAAATTGCCAAAGTTTCAGATGGTGACAGCATTGTGTTTATGAATTTCCGTGCTGACCGTGCACGTGAAATCACCAAAGCCTTTGTTGAAAAAGACTTTGCAGGTTTTGAACGTAAAGTTGTACCAAATCTGTCTAAATTTGTCATGTTGACACGCTATCAGGCAACGATTGATGCACCTGTTGCGTATATGCCTGAAGAACTTAAAAATTCAATTGGTGAATACTTATCTTCATTGGGAAAAACCCAATTACGTATTGCTGAAACTGAAAAATATGCACATGTAACATTCTTCTTTAGTGGTGGTCGTGAAGATGAATATCCAGGTGAAAAGCGTATTTTGATTCCATCACCAAAAGTTGCAACCTATGACTTACAGCCAGAAATGAGTGCGCCTGAGGTTACAGAACAATTGGTTGCTGCAATTAATTCAGGTGAATATGACTTATTGGTGGTGAACTATGCCAATGGTGATATGGTCGGTCATACAGGTGTCTTTGATGCCGCTGTAAAAGCAGTAGAGGCTGTAGATACAAGTTTAGGGCGTTTGTATGAAGCAGTGATGGCAAAACATGGGCATATGATTATTACTGCCGATCATGGTAATGTAGAACAAATGCAAGACTATGTCAGCGGTCAGGTTCATACTCAACATACCACTGAATTAGTTCCATTTATCTATGTTGGTCCAACTTCAGCTACAATTGCAGAAGGTGGTGTGTTGGCAGATGTTGCTCCAACATTGTTGAATCTCATGAATATTCCTGTACCTAAAGAAATGCAGGGACGTAATTTAATTACGCTAAATCCATAAAACCAAAAAGGTGAGTGAATGGCTCAAGCTTGGAAATACATTGCTGTTTTAACAGGGTTAATTGCCAGTGGAAGCCATTCTGTTTGGGCTGCGGAGCAATCCGCAGTGCTCGATTTTGATGATGAAATGGAGCAAAGTACAGCCGAAGTCCCCATAGAGTCTATTGAACAATTTGTGCAAATTTATGGCATTGTCAAAGACAATTATGTACAAGAAAAACCTGATGATTTTTTATTTTTACAAGCAATTAAAGGCTTGGTGAGTGGGTTAGATCGCTATTCACGTTATTTAAGTCCAGAAGACTATAAGCAGTTGATGCAATATACTGAAGCAGATTTGGCAACAGTCGACTTTAAACTGGTTTTTGATACACATATGCATCAGTGGCAAATCAGCCAATTAAAAGAAAATTCAGACGCAGCAAAACAAGGCTTAAAAGAAGGCTTCACTGTTTTTAAAATTGATAATCAAGAGCTAAAAAATTTAAATGCAGAACAAGTTGAAGACTTGTTACATGGCTCAATTGGTTCGAGTTTTCAATTACAACTCAACCCGAAAAGCCCTGCGATTACGTTATTACGCAATAAGAAACTAGAAATTGCAGATATTGAGCCTGTGTTATTACACAATCAAGTCTTGGTTTTAAAAGTTAAAGTATTTCAGCAGGATACTGCAAATGAAATCAAGCGTCTTTTAGAAGAGTATAGCGCAGCACGGATTAAAGCGGTATTGATTGACCTACGTAATAATCCAGGTGGATTATTATCATCTGCTGTTGAAACCGCGGATTTATTTTTAAATCAAGGAACGATTGTTTCAACCAAAAGCCGTTCCGAAGGTAATCAACAATTTCAAGCTTTACCCGGCAATGAGTTTACCCAACTTAAAATAGGGATTTTAATTAATAATCGCTCAGCATCGGCAGCAGAAGTATTTACTGCTGCGATGAAAGACCATCAACGTGCGTGGGTGATGGGTGAGAAAAGTTATGGTAAAGGGGTGGTACAAAAGCTTTTTCCATTACCGAATGGTGCAGCCTTACAAATGACGGTATCACATTATTTCACGCCTAAAGACACGAAAATTGATGGCTTAGGGATCACACCAAATCAAGAGTACCCTTGGCATTTAGAAATGAAAGAAGACACATATTTAAATAATGTCTCTGAACTTTTGTTGAAGCATCGTGATTGATGGAAATAGGCTACTGAAACTAAAAAATAATTCAATCTTCATGTTCAGTGTGCACAGCCGATATTTTGAAAACTTATAAAATCTTGAGTTAGCCTGAGTGCAAATTTCTTTACGCTCAGTCTAATCTGAGGGTACTGTGGGTCTACAACCCACAATGTAAGTCTGATAGATGATTAATCTCAGATATTGAGATTAATCATCATCACTGTCTAAGCCAAACTTTTTCAAGCGATAGCGCAAAGAACGGAATGTCATACCGAGTTTTTTGGCGGCTAAGGTTCTGTTCCAATGGGTTTGATTTAAAGCATTTAATAACACTTCTTTTTCCACTTTTTCTAAGTATTGTTCTAAGCCTTCAGTGGGGATCTTCCCAGACGCTTCTTGTGAATTTGTTGAGTTTTCATAACTGATGCCCGTATCTGATTTTTCCACATTAAAATTACGTTTCTGTGAATATTGCAAATGCTCAATACAGATCAGGTGCCCATCACTTAAGGTAATTGCACGTTCAATCATATTGCGTAATTCACGAACATTGCCTAAAAAGGGTTGCGATTGTAAAAAGCGTTTGCCCTCTTCAGACAGTTCTTTATTGGCAATATCCCATTCCAAACAGATATTGTGTATAAAATGTTCTGCTAAAATGAGAATATCTTTGCCCCTTTCACGCAGGGGAGCTAAGTGTAAGTCCATGACATGGATACGGAAAAATAGATCTTGTCTAAATTTACCTTGTTGCACGCGTTCTTCAAGATTTTGATTGGTTGCGCTGATGATGCGAAAATCTACATCGATTTCTTGTTCGCTGCCTAGTGGACGAATTTTCTTTTCTTGTAAGGCGCGTAATAGTTTGGTCTGTGTATTTAAGGATAGTTCCGCAATTTCATCTAAAAATAGACACCCCCCATTAGCCGATTGAATTAACCCCAGTTTATCTTGGGTTGCTCCTGCAAAACTATGACTGACGTAGCCAAAAAGTTCTCGGTCGATGAGTTCTTCAGAAATAGCACCACAGTTAATGACCACAAATGGGCTATCACTGCGATTACTCAGTTTATGAATCAAATTTGCAACGACTTCTTTGCCTGTGCCTGATTCACCTGAAATAAAAACAGGGGCTTGTGAGCGAGCGACTTTTTTAAGGGTTTCCTTCAACTTTAACATGGGCTTAGATTCGCCAATGAGAAGTTGATGCTCTAGTTGCAGATTTTCCTCACTATAATCGATTAAAGGCACGTGCAAGGCTTTGGTGAGCAGTTGGTGTAAATGCTGTTGATTAATTGGTTTATTCACGAAATCAAATGCACCTGCTTTGAGTGAGGCGATTGCAATTTCCATATTGCCATAGGCTGTGAGTACCGCAATGGGTACTTTTGGATAATGCTGTGTCACGTGCTTAACCAACTCTAAACCACTTCCATCAGGTAGGTTTAAATCGGTAATACAGGCATTGTAGTTGTGCTCACTAAAGAACAACTTGGCTTGCTGTAGATGATGTGCAATATGGGTTTTGATGCCCATGCGCGCTAATGTCATTTGCATGAGTACACATAAATCGTGCTCATCATCCACAAGTAGAACTAATGGTTGTCGTGTGGTCATATCCCCAATAACCTAAATTAAATTTTCAATGGGCACTCTATTCGAAAACATGCCCCTTTTTGTTTTTGCTCTATATACATCAACTTGGCTTGGTTTGCTTCACAAATACTCTGCGATAAGTATAAGCCAAGTCCTGTGCCATTGATTTCAGTCGTAAAAAAGGGTTGAAACAATTGTGCAAGATTCTGTCTTGCAATCCCTTCACCGAAGTCTATCACATCAATATACAGATGTTGAGCCTCAGCATGTACTAGAATTTGGATAAAATCAGCATCATGGGCATTATGTCGTATCGCATTACGAACGAGGTTAATCAAAACTTGTCTTAACTGTGATTCATCAAACTGAATCATATAATTTTGCGGCAGGCTTAACGCAATTTGATTTTTTACATCTGCTAAGTCATTGATGAATAAATCTTTAAAAAAAATGTTAAGTTGAATATCGGACATTATGGTTTTTTTATTTTTTGCCATATCTAAGGTTTGTTGAATAATTTGGTTAATACGTTGACTTTGTCGTTCAATCATTGCATTCAGCATTTGGCGTTGCTCAAGATCTGCATCTAAACTTAATTCATTGGCTTGGGCAATCGCGGCTAAGGGATTACGAATTTCATGGGCAATACTTGCAGAGAGTTGTCCAAGAGAAGCCAATTTGAGTTGTTGCACTTTTTGATTTATTTTTTGTGAATCTTCTAAGGTCAACAGCGTTAATGCTTGATGTGGCACAATGAGTTTTTGCACTCGAATATCCACGGTATAATGACTTTGATTCGATTGAAATTGGAAACGTTGTCCTTCTTCCAAAGTTTTGATCTGTAGTAGATCAAATAGCTCTTTTTGAAATTTGACCAGTGAATACTGTTCATTTGCATAAGCATATAATGGGGCGATGCCTAATAATGAACATGCCGCAGGATTACAAACCACAATGCGATAATTTTCGTCTAAAACCAAATAGCCGAGTTCAATTTGTTCTAAAATATAACGGTTAATATTTTGCAGTTTTAATAATTCTAAAGACTGCAATGAGTTAATCGTTTCTAATACTCTAAAGCGCTGAATCGAGACTTGCCCAATACCATAGACGAGAAAGAATAGAAAAGCCAACAGTGCACTATTGCTAATATTATTCAGGTTAGATACATCAAATAATGAGCCAACAAACTGTTGATAAATAACAGCAATAACAGAAACAAGTGTCACAATCAGTGCTTCATTTTTTTTCAATAAAAAATTGGCTGAAAAAACCATGATGACAAATAACAAACTGATTGAAAGACTAGGGCCACCTAAAGAAAAAGTCAGCGTACTTAAAAATATAATATCGACGAGAAAAATTGCAAAAAGCTGCTCAGATATATATCGAGTAAAAAATTTCAGAGAGAGTAATTGTAGAAAACTCAGAAAGCCAAAAATAATTAAGCTATCAAAATACAATTTACTATGTAGGTAGTTGATTCCATTATGTTCAGATGTGAACAAAAAAATAATGATTAAACAAAAAGATAAAGTAAATCTATAAACTGAATATAATGTGCCTAACCGATAAATAGTTTGTTGAAGTGAATTGGATACCGCAGGCCACATCGTATTCATTTTTATACCAAATTTATGGTTTGATTAAACCATAGCGTATTGCTAAATGTGTGAGCTTAACATCACTATCAATACCTAATTTTTCAAAAATACGATAACGATAAGTATTCACAGTTTTGACACTGACAAAAAGTTTATCTGAAATTTCTTGCGCACTGATACAGTTGACAACCATCATTGCCACCTGCATTTCACGTTCAGATAAGGCATCGAAAGGTGAGCTTTGATTGTCGGATAAATACGAACTCGCCAATTGCTCAGCAATATCGGCACTAAAATATTTACCGCCTTGCATGACTTTATTGATGGCACGTACCATTTCAGAGATTGGTGCACCTTTGGTGATATAGCCACGCGCGCCTGCTTTTAACAATAAAGAAGGATAGGGTTCTTCAGCTAAGCCACTTACAGCAAGAACTTTGGTTTCGGGTGCTGTTTGTAATAAACGACGCGTTGTTTCAACACCACCAATACCAGGCATGTTAACATCTAATAAAACCACATTCGGATGCTGCTGTCTGACGATAGCAATGGCTTCTTCACCAGATTCAGCCTGACCAATCACTTGAATATCTGCTTGGTCTTCAAGCATACGGCAGATACCTGTACGTACTAATTCATGGTCGTCTACCACTAAAACCGTGATCACTAAGACCTCCTTATACTTTCAAAAAAGCAACTTTTTTGTTACACAAAGCAAAAAGTACTTGCAATGTCATAACAAAATTAGCAATGCTATTCCTAATCTTTCTTAAGCTTTTATGCACAATGGTGTAGCTAATTTGATTATTCAATATTAGTCATGTTTGAGTATAAATGTAAGTCATAATTGAGGTAATTAGCAATAGTGCAAAAAACCTCCCTGAATGAGTAAGTTACCGTGATAAAGTCAAAAAAAACGTTAATGCATGCCCTGTCTGCAGCAGTGCTACTCAGTTTGAGTTCAGCCAGTTTTGCAGAGCTTGTAATGAATTCTTCGGGGGGAACGCAACGTGCTGCAATGAGCTGGTCAGCTGATGATGCAAGTCAGTTACTCAATGGTGATGTCTCCATCAGCGAAGATGGTGATGAGCCATCACCTGCTGGTTCTGTGACCTTTTTATCTGCACCCGCAACAAAATCATATGGTTCACCTACGGCTGCACCTGTACCACAAACTGTACAAATCAGTGATACCAATCGCTATCTAAACCAACCTTCGGTCAGTGCGCGTGCAGCACTGGTTATGGATGCCAACACAGGTGAGGTACTGTACAGTAAAAATACCAATGCTGCATTGCCGATTGCTTCTATTACTAAGTTAATGACCGCAGTGGTGACAGCAGATGCACATTTAAATATGTCAGAAGACATTATGTTGCAATCCATCGACTTTGCTGGAGCAGGTGGTAAAAATTCAAGTTCAACTTTAAAAGTTGGCGATACCATGAACCGTGCAGAAATGTTACTGGTTGCCTTGATGAAATCTGAAAATCCAGCAGCAGCAGCTTTAGCGCGGACTTATCCTGGTGGTCGTTCTGCATTTATTGCAGCAATGAATGCAAAAGCTCGTCAATTGGGCATGCATTCAACGCATTATACAGAGTCTACAGGTTTAGACCCTCGTAATGTTTCATCTGCTCGTGATTTGGGTATTTTGGTGAGTGCAGCTTCACAATACGGTTTGATTCGTCAATTCTCTACTACAGCACATTATGACTTTAATCTTGGTTATCGTATTTTAAAATCTAACAATACCAATGCAATGGTGCGTAATGGTGGTTGGAACATTAATATTTCAAAAACAGGTTATATTAATGAAGCAGGGCGTTGCGTCGTGATGCATACGACTGTAAATAACCGTCCTGCTGTTGTGGTCTTGTTGGGTGCAAGCACTTCACAATCCCGTACGAATGATGCAACCAATCTATTAAATTGGGTGAGTAATTTACCAAAACGTATCTAATCATGAGATATGAAAAGGCTCCTACTAAATGGAGCTTTTTATTATGAGCGAATAGCATTAATTTTCAGATCATAAAAAACCTGCACTTGGCAGGTTTTTTTATGATCTATTCAAACTTTACATATTTGAAAGAATAGAATCACGAACTTGATTCAGTTCAGCATCAATAGATAACATGACTGCATCAGCACATTGTTTGATGGCTGTATCAGGGTCTTTTAAGCCGTTACCTGTTACAGTACATACGATCACAGAACCTTCAGCAATTTTACCTGCTTTAATATCACGGATTGCACCACCGATAGATGCAGCAGAAGCAGGTTCAACGAATACACCTTCATACATAGAAAGTAAACGTTGCGCTTCTAAAATTTCAGCATCTGTTAATTCATCAAACCAACCATTTGAATCACGAACGACTGCTTTAGCATGGTTAAAGCTTTGTGGATTACCAATACGGATTGCAGTAGCAACAGTTTCAGGGTTTTCTACAGGACCGCCACGTAAGAATGGTGCAGCGCCAGATGCTTGGTAACCAACCATGATTGGGCGACCTTCTGGGTTTGGACCTGTAAATTTGTCAGTTTCAGCATCATAAACCACTTGCTCAAACTCTTCTGCTGGCTGATCAGCAACTGCTTCGGTATAACCCATCCAGTGTGCAGTGATGTTCCCTGCGTTACCAACTGGCAAGCAGTGATAATCAGGTGCACGACCCAAAGCTTCTACGATTTCGTAAGCAATAGTTTTTTGACCTTGTAAACGGTAAGGGTTGATTGAGTTTACAATTGTTACAGGTGCTTGGTCTGCAACTTCTTTAACAAGACGCATACCATCATCGAAGTTACCATGAATTTGTAAAGTCACAGCACCATACATCATGGATTGCGCCATTTTACCCATCGCAATTTTGCCTTCTGGGATTAAAACAAACGCTTTGATGCCTGCACGTGCAGCATAAGCGGCAGCAGCAGCAGAGGTATTACCTGTAGATGCACAGATGATTGCTTTAGAGCCTTCTTCTACAGCTTTTGTTACAGCCATGGTCATACCACGGTCTTTAAATGAACCAGTCGGGTTTAAGCCCTCATACTTCACATAAATTTCAACATTTTTACCAATAAGACGTGGGATATTATCTAATTTAATGAGTGGAGTATTCCCTTCATTTAAAGAGATAGCACGTGTAGTTTTAGATACTGGTAAGCGGTCACGATAGCGATCAACAAGTCCTGTATAGCGATTTGCATTAGACATGAGGGTGTTCCAAGTGTTATGTAGAGCAAATAGAGATATTTGTTAACTTTCCTAAATTACGCATTTCCAATGAATTTATTCGCGTAATCACTCCCCTTAGCATAAATAAGAGGAGTTTAGGAAAATTTAAACCCGATTAGTTATCAAGCAATTCTAAACGAATTCGTACGATTTCGCCATGAATCACAGGTAAAGCTTGAATTTGAGATAAAGCTTCGTTCATTTTTGATTCAACGACTGGATCAGTTAAAATCACAATAGGAATCAAATCTTTTAAGCGCGGTTGCTGCATGATGGCATCAATACTGATCCCTGCACGGCTGAGAATGGTCGTAACATCAGCAAGTACGCCTGTTTGGTCTTCAGCATTGATACGGATATAGTAACCCGTTGTCATTTCGTCACTTTCTAAAATTGGTAGGTCTGAAAGTGCCTCAAATGCCAGTTGTGGAATCGTTCCTGCGCCATCTTCTGTATAAATAATGTCACGAACAATATCAACCACGTCAGCAATGACCGCAGACGCAGTAGGACCCGCACCCGCACCTGCGCCGTAGTACAGTGTTGGACCAACAGCATTGGCTTGTACCAAGACTGCATTTTTTACACCATTTACATTGGCGATCAATTCTTCTTCAGGAATTAAAGTTGGATGTACGCGCAGTTCAATACCTTTTGCTGAACGGCGAGCAATACCTAAATGTTTAATACGATAACCGAGTTCTTCAGCATATTTGACATCTTGTGCTGTGATTTTAGTAATCCCTTCGGTATACACTTTGTCAAATTGTAATGGAATACCAAAGGCACAAGACGCAAGAATAGTCAGTTTATGTGCAGCATCGATTCCTTCAACATCAAATGTTGGATCTGCTTCAGCATAACCGAGCTCTTGTGCTTCTTTAAGTACATCATCAAACGCACGACCTTTTTCACTCATTTCAGTCAGAATGAAGTTGCCTGTACCGTTAATAATGCCTGCGAGCCAGTCAATTTTGTTGGCTGCCAAACCTTCACGAATCACTTTGATGATTGGAATACCGCCAGCAACTGCAGCTTCATACGCGATTTGTACATGATGGTCATCGGCTGCTTTAAAGAGCTCATTACCATGTTCTGCAAGCAAGGCTTTATTGGCAGTGACCACTTGTTTACCATGTTTAATGGCTTCCATAATCACTTCATAAGCAGGATGAATACCACCCATGACTTCAACAACAACATCAACATCAGGTTGACGAACGATATCAAGGAGATCCGAGCTTTGTTTGACGCTCGCAGGTAAGTTTAGATCTGGGCGTGGGCGACGTGTTCCCACATAGGTAATTTCAATTTCACGACCGGTGCGACGTCTAATTTCAGCAGCGTTTTCTTGTAATAGTTTAAGGGCACCACCACCTACGGTTCCAAGACCGAGTATTGCCAGACGTACTGGTTTCACGTCACACTCCAAAATATATAAAAATTTTATTCGCCTTAGATCATAGCTAAAAAATGCGTCAGACTCTAGAGGCTGACGCATCTTTATATTTTGCTATAAAAAATAGTAAATTAACTTATAAATATAGGTTATTTAAGGCGTGCAGCTAGATCATCAGCCGTCATATATGCACCGATATGTTCACCTTCAGCATTGTAGATTGCAGGTGTGCCATTTACGCCCATTTTTAAGCCAAGTTCATATTGTGCACGAACTGGATTTTGGCAGCTTGCAGGTGGAAGTTGTACGCCTGCAATGGCTTGGTCAAAGGCTTCTTGGCGGTTGGCACTACACCACACACTTTCCATCGCAGGCATAAACTGTTCACCACGTGGCCAAGCGATATAACGGACTTCAATGCCTTTGGCATTAATTTCAGGAATTTGCTCATGTAGTTTATGGCAGTATGGGCAGCTTGCATCGGTAAAGACATAGATCACATGTTTGGTTTTGCCTTTGGCAGGGTAGACCAATAAGTCTTCAGTTTTTAATTGTGTTAAATACTTTTTATTTTCCGCCGCTTGTAATGAGTCACCAATACTGCTGAGTTCTTTACCCCCCAAACGGATCACATCACCTTGGATTAAATATTTACCATCACCTGTGGCATAGACTGAACTCATACCTTCTAGACTCACCCAATATAAATTAGGCATCTCAGTGGGTTTTACATCTAAAATTTTGGCATTAATGTTGGCTTTCTTTAAATGGCCTTGTAGCGTTTGGATTAAGCGTTGCTGTGCATTACGTTCAGTCAAATTTGATGCTTCGCCCGTCGCAGGTGCAGTCGCTGTCAAAGTATCATCTTTTTTTGCATCAGGAGATTTAGAGCAAGCGCTGAGTGTAAGGCCACTCGCAAGCATACAAGCAAGCATTAATTTTGAACGTTTTAGTTGCATAAATAACTCTTTTGTTTGTTCAGCGTGATTTTTAGAAATACGTTTTGAATGAAGAAGCATAGCAAAAAAATGAATGGCATACGTTAAAACTTGATTAAGGGCTGTAAAACGACGATATATAAAATTTAGAATTAAGCCCGTGGATGATGTTGTGCATGCAGCTGTTGCATGCGGACTTGAGCAACATGGGTATAAATTTGTGTGGTCGATAAATCACTATGTCCAAGTAACATTTGTACGACACGCAGGTCTGCCCCATGATTGAGTAAGTGTGTTGCAAAGGCGTGTCGAAGTGTATGTGGTGACAGTTCTGTTTGAATATTGGCTTGTAAGGCATAACGTTTAATCGCATACCAAAAATTTTGTC
The DNA window shown above is from Acinetobacter piscicola and carries:
- the lptG gene encoding LPS export ABC transporter permease LptG, with product MLARKIVAKHVVNTTALAMLGATAVLSILQILFTYLGELGELKDGYSAWNAFQYVMWGAPKYLYEILPISALIGAVLGLGTLASNSELIVMRASGISLWRIVGWVMRSAMLLVVLSFILSQFVVPYTNEQAKSIKSKQSVAALGEVKGYWTREGQRFIYIDYANSKGNLKQVQVVDFDQDYRMKSLLNAEQGNFVENGQWNLSQATQVNLQSDGRATLNRDRQHNFALALQPKYVHMVTIDPEDLSPSQLVSFMRYMDQYSQVPKTYLLAFWQNVGSPFALLALVLIACSFIFGPLRQQSMGFRLVIALFVGLGFYYIQDFLGYASLVYSPSPAWFVFVPIVLMFGVGSYLLYRAR
- a CDS encoding sensor histidine kinase gives rise to the protein MWPAVSNSLQQTIYRLGTLYSVYRFTLSFCLIIIFLFTSEHNGINYLHSKLYFDSLIIFGFLSFLQLLSLKFFTRYISEQLFAIFLVDIIFLSTLTFSLGGPSLSISLLFVIMVFSANFLLKKNEALIVTLVSVIAVIYQQFVGSLFDVSNLNNISNSALLAFLFFLVYGIGQVSIQRFRVLETINSLQSLELLKLQNINRYILEQIELGYLVLDENYRIVVCNPAACSLLGIAPLYAYANEQYSLVKFQKELFDLLQIKTLEEGQRFQFQSNQSHYTVDIRVQKLIVPHQALTLLTLEDSQKINQKVQQLKLASLGQLSASIAHEIRNPLAAIAQANELSLDADLEQRQMLNAMIERQSQRINQIIQQTLDMAKNKKTIMSDIQLNIFFKDLFINDLADVKNQIALSLPQNYMIQFDESQLRQVLINLVRNAIRHNAHDADFIQILVHAEAQHLYIDVIDFGEGIARQNLAQLFQPFFTTEINGTGLGLYLSQSICEANQAKLMYIEQKQKGACFRIECPLKI
- a CDS encoding D-alanyl-D-alanine endopeptidase translates to MIKSKKTLMHALSAAVLLSLSSASFAELVMNSSGGTQRAAMSWSADDASQLLNGDVSISEDGDEPSPAGSVTFLSAPATKSYGSPTAAPVPQTVQISDTNRYLNQPSVSARAALVMDANTGEVLYSKNTNAALPIASITKLMTAVVTADAHLNMSEDIMLQSIDFAGAGGKNSSSTLKVGDTMNRAEMLLVALMKSENPAAAALARTYPGGRSAFIAAMNAKARQLGMHSTHYTESTGLDPRNVSSARDLGILVSAASQYGLIRQFSTTAHYDFNLGYRILKSNNTNAMVRNGGWNINISKTGYINEAGRCVVMHTTVNNRPAVVVLLGASTSQSRTNDATNLLNWVSNLPKRI
- a CDS encoding sigma-54-dependent transcriptional regulator, with amino-acid sequence MTTRQPLVLLVDDEHDLCVLMQMTLARMGIKTHIAHHLQQAKLFFSEHNYNACITDLNLPDGSGLELVKHVTQHYPKVPIAVLTAYGNMEIAIASLKAGAFDFVNKPINQQHLHQLLTKALHVPLIDYSEENLQLEHQLLIGESKPMLKLKETLKKVARSQAPVFISGESGTGKEVVANLIHKLSNRSDSPFVVINCGAISEELIDRELFGYVSHSFAGATQDKLGLIQSANGGCLFLDEIAELSLNTQTKLLRALQEKKIRPLGSEQEIDVDFRIISATNQNLEERVQQGKFRQDLFFRIHVMDLHLAPLRERGKDILILAEHFIHNICLEWDIANKELSEEGKRFLQSQPFLGNVRELRNMIERAITLSDGHLICIEHLQYSQKRNFNVEKSDTGISYENSTNSQEASGKIPTEGLEQYLEKVEKEVLLNALNQTHWNRTLAAKKLGMTFRSLRYRLKKFGLDSDDD
- the gpmI gene encoding 2,3-bisphosphoglycerate-independent phosphoglycerate mutase, translating into MTDATAGKIPHVLVIMDGVGHREAVEDNAFLAAKTPNLTMMQDKHPHSLISGSGEDVGLPDGQMGNSEVGHMNLGAGRVLYQDFTRITKDIRDGAFFEHEVLVDAVEKAKAANGAVHIMGLLSQGGVHSHEDHIVAMCELALKRGAKVYLHAFLDGRDTPPRSAQPSLEKLDALFAQYSNQGRIATMIGRYFAMDRDNRWERVEQAYRLMTEGEALRVVDSAIEGLEQAYAANENDEFVKATRIGEIAKVSDGDSIVFMNFRADRAREITKAFVEKDFAGFERKVVPNLSKFVMLTRYQATIDAPVAYMPEELKNSIGEYLSSLGKTQLRIAETEKYAHVTFFFSGGREDEYPGEKRILIPSPKVATYDLQPEMSAPEVTEQLVAAINSGEYDLLVVNYANGDMVGHTGVFDAAVKAVEAVDTSLGRLYEAVMAKHGHMIITADHGNVEQMQDYVSGQVHTQHTTELVPFIYVGPTSATIAEGGVLADVAPTLLNLMNIPVPKEMQGRNLITLNP
- a CDS encoding response regulator, which translates into the protein MITVLVVDDHELVRTGICRMLEDQADIQVIGQAESGEEAIAIVRQQHPNVVLLDVNMPGIGGVETTRRLLQTAPETKVLAVSGLAEEPYPSLLLKAGARGYITKGAPISEMVRAINKVMQGGKYFSADIAEQLASSYLSDNQSSPFDALSEREMQVAMMVVNCISAQEISDKLFVSVKTVNTYRYRIFEKLGIDSDVKLTHLAIRYGLIKP
- a CDS encoding S41 family peptidase, whose amino-acid sequence is MAQAWKYIAVLTGLIASGSHSVWAAEQSAVLDFDDEMEQSTAEVPIESIEQFVQIYGIVKDNYVQEKPDDFLFLQAIKGLVSGLDRYSRYLSPEDYKQLMQYTEADLATVDFKLVFDTHMHQWQISQLKENSDAAKQGLKEGFTVFKIDNQELKNLNAEQVEDLLHGSIGSSFQLQLNPKSPAITLLRNKKLEIADIEPVLLHNQVLVLKVKVFQQDTANEIKRLLEEYSAARIKAVLIDLRNNPGGLLSSAVETADLFLNQGTIVSTKSRSEGNQQFQALPGNEFTQLKIGILINNRSASAAEVFTAAMKDHQRAWVMGEKSYGKGVVQKLFPLPNGAALQMTVSHYFTPKDTKIDGLGITPNQEYPWHLEMKEDTYLNNVSELLLKHRD